A single Curtobacterium sp. MCJR17_020 DNA region contains:
- a CDS encoding multidrug ABC transporter ATPase, which translates to MTFNRTERALAFMIGGIIILGLLCFVAMIIMWLTAPAARGTMPWPVVMAIPLYGFPIAMVLVFALLGITWTRRARANRTAR; encoded by the coding sequence GTGACGTTCAATCGTACCGAACGCGCTCTGGCGTTCATGATCGGTGGGATCATCATCCTCGGCCTGCTCTGCTTCGTCGCGATGATCATCATGTGGCTCACCGCTCCGGCCGCCCGGGGCACGATGCCGTGGCCGGTGGTCATGGCCATACCGCTCTACGGCTTCCCGATCGCCATGGTCCTGGTCTTCGCCCTCCTCGGCATCACCTGGACGCGCCGCGCACGAGCCAACCGGACGGCTCGCTGA
- a CDS encoding cold shock domain-containing protein: MPTGKVKFYDDDKGFGFITGDDGDQVFLHASSLPDGVVTVKAGSRLEYGVVQGKKGSQALSVRLLDPQPSLSRMTRRSADDMAVIVEDLVKELDRISGDLRHGRYPKNGDRLAAILRHVADQLEA; encoded by the coding sequence ATGCCCACCGGCAAGGTCAAGTTCTACGACGACGACAAGGGCTTCGGCTTCATCACCGGAGACGACGGCGACCAGGTGTTCCTGCACGCGTCCTCGCTGCCCGACGGCGTCGTGACCGTGAAGGCGGGATCCCGGCTCGAGTACGGCGTCGTGCAGGGGAAGAAGGGGTCGCAGGCACTGTCCGTGCGGCTCCTCGACCCGCAGCCGTCGTTGTCCCGGATGACCCGTCGCTCCGCAGACGACATGGCCGTGATCGTCGAGGACCTGGTGAAGGAACTCGACCGGATCAGCGGAGACCTCCGCCACGGCCGCTACCCGAAGAACGGCGATCGACTCGCCGCCATCCTGCGGCACGTCGCAGACCAGTTGGAGGCGTGA
- a CDS encoding DUF3027 domain-containing protein, which translates to MTDSDAVPVDYTDLARTALLEVTPESSIGAPVGTVDEGDGVVSVLFANRMPGYPGWRWTVSVAKVGDEDPTVLEVELMPGDGSLVAPEWVPWSERLAEYRAAQDHESDEESDDEDDDFDDESDDDSDDDEDADYDDSDDDEADDESEDDEDDEDAEFEADEDDLDEPDDDDIDGVDVDALADTADEDVDDAPQPPRRRRAQRVQPVDPDADLDGAQLDAGEVDPDFHRS; encoded by the coding sequence ATGACAGACAGCGACGCAGTACCTGTTGACTACACCGACCTGGCGCGGACCGCGCTGCTCGAGGTGACCCCCGAATCGAGCATCGGCGCGCCCGTCGGCACCGTGGACGAGGGCGACGGCGTCGTCTCCGTCCTGTTCGCGAACCGCATGCCGGGCTACCCCGGCTGGCGCTGGACCGTCAGCGTCGCGAAGGTCGGCGACGAGGACCCCACCGTGCTCGAGGTCGAGCTGATGCCCGGCGACGGCTCGCTCGTCGCACCGGAGTGGGTGCCGTGGTCCGAGCGACTGGCCGAGTACCGGGCGGCGCAGGACCACGAGTCGGACGAGGAGTCCGACGACGAGGACGACGACTTCGATGACGAGTCGGATGACGACTCGGACGACGACGAGGACGCCGACTACGACGACTCGGACGACGACGAAGCCGACGACGAGTCGGAGGACGACGAGGACGACGAGGACGCCGAGTTCGAAGCGGACGAGGACGACCTCGACGAACCGGACGACGACGACATCGATGGTGTGGACGTCGACGCGCTCGCCGACACCGCTGACGAGGACGTCGACGACGCCCCGCAGCCCCCTCGCCGTCGTCGCGCGCAGCGCGTGCAGCCCGTCGACCCGGACGCCGACCTCGACGGCGCCCAGCTCGATGCCGGTGAGGTCGACCCGGACTTCCACCGCTCCTGA
- a CDS encoding metal-dependent transcriptional regulator: protein MTDLVDTTEMYLRTILDLEEEAIVPLRARISERLGHSGPTVSQTIARMERDGLVVVSGDRHLELTDEGRSRATHVMRKHRLAERLLADVIGLDWAFVHDEACRWEHVMSEQVEVRLLEMLGNPTESPYGNPIPGLAEIGGPAAAGFLDGVQNIVAATEGTDAVATGVIRRLGEPVQFEPELLHQLRTAGVMPGRLASVQRAGAYVAVRVEGEDSGIELPVEVAQHVYIERD, encoded by the coding sequence GTGACCGATCTCGTCGACACCACGGAGATGTACCTTCGCACCATCCTCGACTTGGAGGAGGAGGCGATCGTTCCGCTGCGCGCTCGCATCTCGGAGCGGCTCGGCCACTCCGGCCCGACGGTCTCGCAGACCATCGCCCGCATGGAGCGCGACGGCCTGGTCGTCGTCTCCGGCGACCGCCACCTCGAGCTCACCGACGAAGGGCGCTCCCGAGCCACCCACGTCATGCGCAAGCACCGTCTGGCGGAGCGCCTGCTGGCCGACGTCATCGGACTCGACTGGGCGTTCGTCCACGACGAGGCCTGCCGGTGGGAACACGTCATGAGCGAGCAGGTCGAGGTCCGCCTGCTCGAGATGCTCGGCAACCCGACCGAGTCGCCCTACGGCAACCCGATCCCCGGCCTGGCCGAGATCGGCGGCCCCGCAGCCGCCGGGTTCCTCGACGGTGTGCAGAACATCGTCGCCGCGACCGAGGGCACCGACGCCGTCGCGACCGGTGTGATCCGTCGTCTGGGCGAGCCCGTGCAGTTCGAGCCCGAGCTGCTGCACCAGCTCCGCACGGCCGGCGTCATGCCCGGCCGTCTGGCGAGCGTGCAGCGCGCCGGGGCCTACGTCGCCGTCCGCGTCGAGGGCGAGGACTCGGGCATCGAGCTCCCCGTCGAGGTCGCGCAGCACGTGTACATCGAGCGGGACTGA
- the serC gene encoding phosphoserine transaminase, translating into MADIVIPAELLPTDGRFGCGPSKIRGAQLESLVTRGATILGTSHRQKPVKDLVGSVRSGLADLFQVPEGYEVVLGNGGSTAFWDAAAFGLIERRAENLSFGEFGSKFAKAAGAPWLEAPHVVEAPGGSLAALEPVDGVDVYAYPHNETSTGVMAPVVRATGDAGALTVVDATSAAGGAAFDVDAADVYYFAPQKNFASDGGLWLALFSPAAIERVERIAASGRYIPEFLSLKNAVDNSRLNQTLNTPAISTLLLLDDQVRWINESGGLAWADTRTKTSSSTLYDWAESVDYATPFVTDPAARSQVVATIDLDDSIDAKAVAATLRANGIVDTEPYRKLGRNQLRVATFTAIDPDDVAKLVQAIDFTVNALR; encoded by the coding sequence ATGGCAGACATCGTCATCCCCGCCGAACTCCTCCCCACCGACGGCCGCTTCGGCTGCGGACCGTCCAAGATCCGCGGCGCGCAGCTCGAGTCCCTCGTGACGCGCGGGGCCACGATCCTCGGCACGTCCCACCGCCAGAAGCCCGTGAAGGACCTGGTCGGCAGCGTCCGCTCCGGGCTCGCCGACCTGTTCCAGGTCCCCGAGGGCTACGAGGTCGTCCTCGGCAACGGCGGCTCGACCGCGTTCTGGGACGCCGCCGCGTTCGGCCTCATCGAGCGCCGTGCCGAGAACCTGTCCTTCGGCGAGTTCGGGTCGAAGTTCGCCAAGGCCGCCGGTGCCCCCTGGCTCGAGGCTCCGCACGTCGTCGAGGCCCCCGGTGGATCGCTCGCCGCGCTCGAGCCCGTCGACGGCGTCGACGTCTACGCCTACCCCCACAACGAGACCTCGACCGGCGTCATGGCCCCGGTCGTCCGCGCCACCGGTGACGCCGGAGCACTGACGGTCGTCGACGCCACGAGCGCCGCCGGTGGTGCCGCGTTCGACGTGGACGCCGCCGACGTCTACTACTTCGCCCCGCAGAAGAACTTCGCCTCCGACGGCGGCCTGTGGCTCGCGCTGTTCTCCCCCGCCGCGATCGAGCGGGTCGAGCGCATCGCAGCGAGCGGTCGGTACATCCCCGAGTTCCTGTCGCTCAAGAACGCCGTCGACAACTCGCGCCTGAACCAGACGCTGAACACCCCGGCGATCTCGACGCTGCTGCTGCTCGACGACCAGGTCCGGTGGATCAACGAGTCCGGCGGTCTGGCCTGGGCGGACACCCGCACGAAGACCTCGTCGTCCACGCTGTACGACTGGGCCGAGTCGGTCGACTACGCGACGCCGTTCGTGACCGACCCCGCAGCCCGCTCGCAGGTCGTCGCCACGATCGACCTCGACGACTCGATCGACGCCAAGGCCGTCGCCGCGACCCTGCGCGCGAACGGCATCGTCGACACCGAGCCGTACCGGAAGCTCGGGCGCAACCAGCTGCGCGTCGCGACGTTCACCGCGATCGACCCGGACGACGTCGCGAAGCTCGTGCAGGCGATCGACTTCACGGTCAACGCCCTGCGCTGA